From Drosophila santomea strain STO CAGO 1482 chromosome 2R, Prin_Dsan_1.1, whole genome shotgun sequence:
AAACCAGCCGGCCAAGTACAAAAAATTCCTCGAAATTCTGCACGCCTATCAAAAGGAGCAGAAGGTAATGAAGGAGGGCAGCCTAAATCAGGGTAAAATGCTCACCGAACAGGAGGTGTACACTCAGGTGGCTAAGCTTTTTGGCCAGGATGAGGATTTGCTTAGGGAGTTTGGCCAGTTCCTTCCTGACGCCACCAATCATCAGTCCGGGCAGTATATGTCCAAGTCAGCGTCTGTGCACAATGATCATGGCAAGCGTCCCACGGCTACTTTGAGCGGTGGTGCTCATATAACCATGTCGTCTGCATCGCCAGCGCCAAGTGGATCCCCTTTGCATTTGGGTGCAACGACTCTTCCGCAGATCGACAACAGTGCCCATGCAGCGGCCATAGGAAACCTATCGGCGGTGAACACCAGTGTCAGCATTAAGACGTACAATAAcaatcagcaacagcagaatCATGTGATCAGTTCAAACCTAAATGCGACCAGAAACGATGTCCTCTTTGAGAAGGATTATCACACGGGTCTGCAGCAGCAAGCACATCAGcgaggagctggagttggaggCCATCATAATTTGGCCGGAACTGCAGCCGGCGCCCATATCGGCCGGTCGGGAGTGGGATGCAGCGTGATGGTGGGGTACGAAAAGGAGCATCGAAATAATCATCATGTGCAAAAGTACGTTGGCCACGCGCCAAACCAGAATCTAACGCATGGCCataatgcaaaaaaatcgCCTAGTTATGGCATCCCTTCGGTGATTGGTTCCATGCCGCACATTTCGGACAATTCCCTCGATCGTAGTTCGCCGGGAATTAGTTACGCCACGCCACCATTGCCCTCTGGTCACCATGGACAGCATAACTCTGGTTCAGGTTCGAGGAGACCGGGTGATGACAATTTAGTCGGACACTATGCTAGTGGAGCACCGCCTGCTAAGCGACCGAAGCCTTATTGCCGTGATGTGAGCTTTTCCGAAGCATCAAGCAAGTGCACCATCTCCGACGCTGCGTTCTTTGATAAGGTGCGCAAGGCTTTGAAGAGTCCAGAGGTCTACGACAACTTCCTCCGATGCCTGGCTCTTTTTAACCAGGAAATTGTCTCCAAAACGGAACTTCTTGGTCTGGTATCTCCGTTCTTGATGAAGTTCCCCGAACTGCTAAGATGGTTCACCGACTTTCTGGGACCGCCCTCGGGTCAACCGGCTGGAGGATTGATTGATGGCATGCCTTTAGCCGCCACGCAACGTCAGGGAGGTGGAAGCAGTAATAGTTCCCATGATCGAGGCAGCAGTCACCAGAGTGCTGCCGAGTACGTCCAGGATGTGGATTTGTCTTCGTGTAAGAGGCTGGGTGCATCTTATTGTGCTTTGCCGCAGTCCACCGTACCGAAGAAGTGCAGTGGGCGGACGGCTCTCTGCCGGGAAGTGCTCAACGACAAATGGGTATCTTTCCCGACGTGGGCCAGCGAAGATTCCACGTTTGTTACATCGCGGAAAACGCAGTTCGAAGAGACAATTTACAGGTAAGATGTATTCCTTTAACCTTATATTTAACGATCCCACCTAAGTAAGTCACGAGTCACATCGATTTTACTTCATTGGTACTTTTGTTTCCTTACCGTTTTCATTTGAGTTTGATATCTGCGGtcgaaaaatcgaaaaaatggTTGTTAAAGCCcacaaaattcaaattctttatttattatctaCCTAAATGTAGATTTCGTTCCATCTTATTTTTCTTTACCGCATCTATATTTTACTCTCAACTTACACATCTATCGTTTGTTTTGGATCTTCTGTTTCTTTGgctttcgtttattttaattaaccaATGCGCACGCTCTAAACAAAAGGAATATTCACAGAACGGAGGACGAGCGATTCGAGCTGGACCTGGTCATCGAGGTCAACAGTGCCACGATTCGGGTGCTAGAGAATGTACAGAAGAAAATGTCACGAATGTCCACCGAAGAATTGAGCAAATTCCATCTGGACGATCATCTGGGCGGAACATCCCAAACGATTCACCAGCGGGCGATTCATCGCATCTATGGCGACAAGTCCGGAGAGATAATCCAGGGAATGAAGAAAAATCCCTTTGTGGCGGTGCCTATTGTACTGAAGCGACTGAAAGTCAAGGAGGAAGAGTGGCGAGAAGCGCAAAAGGTAAGTGAACTCTCTCATCGCTTTacatttatgtaaattaaatgaacACTTCTTTTACAGACCTTCAATAAGCAGTGGCGGGAACAGAACGAGAAGTACTACCTCAAGTCCCTCGATCACCAAGCCATCAACTTCAAGCCCAACGACATGAAAGCCCTGCGCTCGAAGAGTCTGTTTAACGAAATCGAAACGCTGTACGATGAGCGGCACGACCAAGAGGACGACGCTATGGAACCGTTTGGGCCGCATCTGGTGCTGCCGTACAAGGACAAAACCATTCTGGACGATGCCGCCAACCTGTTGATTCATCATGTGAAGCGGCAGACTGGCATCCAGAAGCAGGAGAAACAGAAGATTAAGCAAATCATTCGACAATTTGTGCCTGACCTTTTCTTTGCACCACGACAGCCACTAAGCGACGACGAACGCGATGACGGTAAGTTATCTTGgacaaatcaaaattaaacttcCTAAAACTATATAGTTCACTCTCAATAAACCTCCAAccttttcattatttttgttgcgCCTGCACTTTAATTAAGTAGCTTCTATAACTAacatatatttcaaaaagATGTTCAAGCCTTGGCTTAAAACTTTTCATCATCCGTACACATACtaacattatttatattatttttttttattaaggaGTATTGTTTTGTGAATTTGAAACGTAATTAGTCATGTAAAAACACTAGAAATTTACTTGACTaattttcattcaatttatAAAGTTTCTCTTTAATAACTTTTGCCCGATTGTATTTTTTAACATAGtgaatgttttttgtttctttttcttctttttttgttgcaactaataacaaaaccaacataaacaaataaaaaatacaaatttttaacgtaaccaaaatgcaattaaaaaaaaaaacaaaactggaCTGCAATGCACCAACACCTACACACTGACCCCTGAACTGCATCGAATATCCGAACATATGTGTTGTGCACACCGTTTCTCTATATAGCCTTTCCATTTTTGGTAGATGACAATACGAAAATGGACGTGGACTCGCCACTGGGTCGCACGGAGTCGTCGACTCGAAATGCAAAGAGTACGCCCAGTGAAAGTGCCTCTCCGGCACGTAGCAATGCAAGCAGTAGCAGCGGAACACCGACAGGGATTAAGAAAGAGACTGATGACTCAAAAGCGGCTACTGGTTCTTCTGCACCAGCGTCCACAGCAACGCCATCTTCAGCGACGTCTGTGGACGATGCAACGCCATCAACATCCtcagcagcggcggcagcgtCAGCGGCATCGTCATCAACTTTATCAGGATCCGAAGGCAAGCCAAAAGATGACCTCCTTTCGTCGCACAAAGAAGAAGGAGCCAGTAGCACCACCTCTGGAGTTGTATCGAGTCCCAGGCAAGCCCAAGACTCTGTAGGAGCGGGCGTCGATGTGGAAATCAAACTGGAACATCCTGCGGAATTTTCCAATCCAAAGCTTCTACCACCGCACGCACACGGGCAACACGAAGTACGTAAAGCAACgcttttaaatataatatgtattttaatatgGTTTTGTTATTATAAACAGGACGAATCCTACGCGCTGTTCTTCGCCAACAACAATTGGTATTTATTCCTGCGGCTACATGCGATTCTTTGCGACCGTCTGCATGTTATGTATGAACGAGCGCGATTGCTGGCCATCGAGGAGGAGCGCTGTAGGGTGAATCGAAGGGAGAGCACAGCCACTGCGCTGCGGCTAAAGCCCAAGCCGGAGATTCAAGTTGAAGACTACTACCCCACCTTCCTTGATATGCTCAAGAACGTCCTAGACGGCAACATGGACTCAAATACGTTCGAGGACACGATGCGAGAAATGTTTGGCATTTATGCTTACATCTCTTTTACGCTGGATAAGGTAAGTGTATAAACGATATACAAATAGTATAACGGATCGATGGATCGAAAACGTCATATCTATATAgatagaaatagaaaaaaaaaacaaaataaatattcaccTCATTTGTTCCTCTTTAGGTTGTCTCGAATGCTGTTCGCCAGCTGCAATATTGTGTCACAGAACGAGCCGCACTGGATTGTGTGGAGCTGTTTGCAACGGAGCAAAGGCGAGGCTGCACAGGCGGATTCTGTCGGGATGCTCACAAGACATTTGACAGGGAGATGTCGTATCAGCGGAAGGCGGAGAGCATTCTTAACGAAGAAAATTGCTTCAAAGTGTACATTGTAAGCCGTACAAAGTAGCAGCGTTAAAGAAATGATCTAACAACAGCTTCATTTACAGTACAAAATTGATTGCCGTGTAACCATAGAGCTGCTTGATTCGGAGCCCGAGGAAGTCGATAAGCCGGCTGCGTTGAAGGCCCAGAAGTTCAGCAAGTATGTGGAGCGGTTGGCGAATCCTGCGCTCGGCGGTGGTGGGAACACTGCCGGCTCGAATTCGGCGCTCGGCAATGACAACGTTGTAGAGGCATCCGATATCAAGACGGAGGAGGACGAAGATACTGCCGAGGTAAGTGTGCTAAGGCAGCGATGAGATGCTCCGCAGCCGGAGCAGCTATGTGTGGTGTGTGCTTGAAGAGTGGTTAACCATGTTGTTTGTGTATTTCGTTGTTCATTTCGATTATGTTTACGTTTTTGACTCCCTGTTCTACTCATGATTTGTGTTTCGGTACTTCCACTGTACATACAAACCTGTCACCTAATTTAGACGATGGACAAGACATCCCACATCCTACAGTACTGTATtctgtatatataaatatatatctcaGTTTTCGGTTATCTATCTGTTGTTACCTATCAACTTTTGCCGCTGCACTTTCTATTATTTATCTCCCTTTCGTTTCGCCAGCTGTAACTTTATTTCCATTATTGtatctttttgttttggtatCATTTATCAACATGCCGCCAACTTATTAATCGCCCACATTTCGTATGCATACAAAAGAATACGCTGCTTGCATAcgagcaaagaaaaaaataaaaaggacaAGAAAATATTCACTAATTAATGCTTTTTTGCATTCTTTTCTCTCattttttccaatttattttttcgtACCAGGTCAATACCAAGGCTTGAAATAACATAGTTTTGATAATTTCATTGAataagaagaagaaaaagtcatattgcaaaatgaaatagtaataaatgaatttgttttttgattaCCAAAACCGGAGAGAAATTGAAACACCAAACCTTttcacccaccaccaccaccaccactaccacgCTCAACAcccaccaccgccacccactcacacacattaAATGTAATGCATTATTTGCTCAGAGACACCAAACAATAACCTGCAATAACCAGCGAAGAAACAGAACCCAAAGTACACACCTTAATTAAATGTAGTATTCCATCCACAAACATGCATAAAAACAGACATTATGTAAAATAGTAGATGATGATAACAATAACGTAGGCACGCGCTTGTTGCATTcccttctgatttcgttatGCCTTGATTTACCCAAGAGTTATACATAGCGATAGAGAGTTTGATATATATCGGGTGATCGAAGATCCGGCACCTGCAAGTGATGATGTGATGTGAGGGCGTAGATGTGAGtggtgcgtgtgtgagtggtGCTTCTGATGATAATCAAATTATTGCGTTTAAATATAGGCCTAAATTACACCTGacacaaatgtatatattaattaacGTGTTTTAACTGTACATAACGTAATGCTAATGGTAATCGGTCaatgtatgtattattatgtGTAAAACGTATAGTAGCTAATTTTGTAAAGGAAGCAGCCAAATGTCTTTTAAATTCggtaaacatttttatatctAGGCATaagaacacacacactccacacactcaataattgtaaattaaatagcaCACACAATCACAACTGTGGACATTACTGGAGAGTGAAATTGAGAAATATATCTGGAGCAGCCCATTAAAAAGACATGTTCAAAGTTATTAAAACAGAGGGATGGGCTTGAGGGGGTTggggttttcattttttccgGGTTAGAGCCACAATCGAACTCAGTAATTGCCACACAAACTTAAGCTTAAGCAAGGTAAGTCATCATCGCATTGTGCAACTCTTTGTTTCACTTAGATTAAgcttaatatttgtttttgttcttgaTGGTACTGGTAGTTGTGATTGATTTCGTTGCGTTCCGACTTTCATCCTGTATTTTGTGGACTTTGGTTTGCGTTTGTCCCCTTGTGCGTGTGAGTCTATGTCTTCGGCTTTGTGTTTGTTGGCCTGGTACCTCCATCCTCTTCGGTTCTTTATAATTCCCTTAATATAATTATCTAACTGTTCAGTAATGCTACAATACACAGCCCACACATCTCAGCATTCCCAGCTTTAAGTATTCTCGTAAATTCTGTGAGCATGTTGAATTGCCGCCGTGTTTCAAGTGCTCTTGGCTGCATTGTCGCCGGCAATTGTCGCAATTACTCACAATAAAGACTAACTTTTGCATTGCTCTCGTTTCAGTTGCGACACAGAGGAGGTGGAATCGGGGGAGGAGCCCGCAAGGCACGCTTTTTGCTGCGCAACAAGCGGAGATCGAAGCTGCACGAGGAGCAAGTGCGTCAGTTGTTTGAAAATAAGCGGAATCGCAGTGAGCTGCACGGTACTGCGGCTGCAGTTGAATCCATCTCCGCCGACAATATCATTTCGAGCAGCAGCACCTCAGGCGGTGGCagtaacaataataataataataacaacaacagctgggGCGGCAAACGTCTGGAGAGGCTAGGCGCCTCACAGGTGGGCCTGGCGGAGCAATACGCCTTCAACGATCGCGACGAGATCAACACAAATTCCAGCAACGGGCGATGTTTTGTGACCAGCAAGAATCTCAAGCTACTTAAGTACGATGCGGTGCGTCGTGCCAAGAAGGTGAGTGCTATTTTTTTTACCTGGCATTTAGAATAAACAGCTTtactaatttgtttattacttTGCAGAATCATTGCCGTGTAACTCAGGCAAAATACGCCCACTTCCAAACGTACGTTAACAAGTGGCTTCAGCAGCATGTTAGCGAGCAGTTGCAGCAAAACTGCGTCGACTGGCTGCTGGGCAAGACGGCAGACCAGATCAATGCCAGCGGCTGGGGATCCGCCAGCAAAACCAGGACGGTACAGCAGAAGGATACTTCGAAGACCCCGTATCGCATCTACAACAGATACAGGGTGGTGCAGAGTGCAGGAAGCGGTTTGATGAGTGGCACTGCTCCACCTCCAGATGGGTCAGTTCAGGCGGTCAACTCTGCGCCAGGCTCAGGTTCAACGGTGAATAATGTGCAGGGTTCGGCGGCAGTATCCTCGACCTCCCACTCGATGTGCAACAGTAGCATTTTGTCCGCGGACTCGACCACAAATACCAATGCGTCACCCCAGCAACAGCATTGCAATAGCGCAGCATCTGCGACAACACCGAATGCAGAGGCACTGCAGCAGGTGCGACCCATGGAGAGCTAACCGGCATgaatggcagcaacaacaacagtggTCGCTGCATGGCCAGATTCGTTCACATGACGACAAAGAGAAGATGTGGGATGAATTGCCTGCATTgaattaaatagttttttaaatgTGATACCAGTTCCTCGACGCGGTCATCGAGATTGCAGCTATACCAACCCGCGATCGACTGTTAAATGTCCGGCATGGCATTGGGCTCTGGAAATTGATTGATGAACGAAGGAAAgctgtttttcattttgtacAAAAAGTCATTTAATATTAGGCGAAAGTGCTCCTAATTAAGAATTTTATAGTCTTACGTTGCATAAATTTTAGAATTAATTTTACCACGGCAGCGTCCTGTTTTATTGATGCGCTTTTAGAATTAGGAACTAAAGTCTAAAACTCTAGAGCGACATACACCTTAAACACAATCGCAAGACCACAATTAAAGTCACGTATATTTTTAACGATTTTGCACTAGAAACCGATCGAGACAGTTGTGCTAGTAACTAGGAATCAAAACACGTCTGTTTAGTGGTTTAAGATTTTATAATACCAAGCTCTTTTACTTTACCATAAATGTAAcgtatttttaaacaaatcaaacaaaacacCCACATACAAACCTTGTACAATTCCTTGTGAATACTATTGATTATATTTTACGCGTTTAAGGTTATTAGGTTAAGTTGTAAAAATGTATTGCGcagattaaaacaaaagtttatCAAAAGTGAATGGAattatttcataaaaaatatttatttaaaaatatttggaaTCAATTTGATTAGACCCCCACTATTGGCATTCTATAAATATTCGTAAAATTGCATTGGATGCAGAgttatttgtaaataaaatccCTCCTCGTTATAATGCCAGCAATGCGATTCTCATTGTTGATGACCAACAAATGACGTAATCCCAAAGCGcggaaaatctgaaaaatccTAGGCACCGAATCGTGCTAggaataaatttaataattaaatagtgctttttaatgtttcaaaaACTGAACATTACTCACCGGATTGACTCGAATAGGTGATGGATTCATAAACATGGATAAGTCCACAGTgtaattgattttattatctAGCTTTCGAACACTCTGGAATGggactttaaatattttcgttaAGAACATTTTAGCCAGCTTAATACCTTTATTGATGGATAACGTGGATAGACGTCTCTGAAAGTCTGGATAGAAGTTTCTGGCAGCCAGAACCGTTTGTTTTCCACATACAAGGATTTGAGCAAAATAACTATCAGTTGCGAGCGCAAGATGATGCCACAAACGCGACCCTCCGATCGACGATCCTGCGAGATTGCAATGTGAAATTCTCAGAATATGGAGTGATACGAAATTTCTTTGATCTTACCCCGCTCACATCATCGACCACGGGAAATCCGTTGTGGTCGCATTTCTTGAGCATCTGGTATATGTAATGAGCGGAATCGCGAAGCTTGATGCAGACCACAGGACTACTTAGGATTTCGCGAGCTGTCAGTCCCTTGTATTGTGGTAATGGCTCCCAGGTCAGCATTGGCACATGATTTACTTGGATCTGTGTATCATAGATGCCCTCGTTGAAGTAGTCACCCACCCACTTGGCGCTGATAAGTGCAATGATAAGAGGAAAGAAGAAGGAAGTCTCCACGCCAGTGGTTTCCATCAAAATAACTGACAAGCTAATGGTCATCCGAAGCACTCCACCCAAGTTAGCTGCAGCTCCAATTAGAGCATATTTTCCGGGATGCAGGAACTCCTGAAAATAGTTGATTAGTGTATTGGTAATGGCGTGGCTGACAAGGCTTACCGCTTGCGGAAATGCATAGTAAGTAAGCATGGCTAAAAGACGACCCCATGCTGCGCCGACCAGAGCAGTTGGGATGAACACACCCAAGGAGACATTGAGCCCAAAAGTGGCACAGGATAATACATAGTACACAACTGTGAACAGGGCTAGCGTCAGGATTTTATGGGATCCtaagaaaccaaaacaaaaaccattaaaataattaaaaaacaaaattttaaaaattctcaCCTGGAGGATCGTGGAACAAGGATCTGACTGTAGCCTCTGGCGTTTGAAACCACAGGGCAGCAACGGCATTGTATTCGTTGTCCTCGCAGAAGAGCTGTACAGGATTGTTGGTCGGATCGTTGCCCAGTGGCCGACAATCGTTGATAAAGTAGATCATCAGACAAGCCAAAGTTACGCCCATCATTGCTACTACAACAGCTTCGATAacttttccgattttccaGGGGATGAAGCGCTTCcgaaatttattgattttggTATTTAGAGAGTTCCAGGCGGCTCCAAGT
This genomic window contains:
- the LOC120447107 gene encoding uncharacterized protein LOC120447107 isoform X2, producing the protein MMKRTRVDEVQFSTRPGPPTSGGVGVGVVGVAGGGPTSGGGGTTTVGVNTTGVTIGTVVPSAHSATISGIGSIHHRILTPQHGGAQTIAYLPSTTPTATNLKTTSSIVDSTTTGGPVGAGAQVAVGGVGSAAGGGGVVVSTGSTGTQTLQYTTSYSVASIQAGGTLKANTADGANTVQIHVTGGGAANTPASAQTVSSSSQTGTIRQRTISGTQTVATAVGNLATMSQQPPVQQSPLGSAQTPPSSVVANSIPVGGTTPPQGQSGNATPRLKVEDALSYLDQVKYQYADQPQIYNNFLDIMKEFKSHCIDTPGVIERVSTLFKGHTELIYGFNMFLPPGYKIEIHSDALGCSVPVVSMPSPPGAPTSTGTVHMLTGNSSMTGAGHIAIKTTNAASLTPATGAGAAAAAAAVAQIQSAGAVNLMTHGGASLTQTTIHALQQPTPPQSQSPGGGHVHVSVTNSPATNAVVSGQQPGISVSAHNVPQNYSRDRERATITPTGQVAGAAANVNATASIVVGGPPTPNSLSELSPHGGAGGGPGAGAAQHNLHHIQQAHQSILLGETGQQNQPVEFNHAITYVNKIKNRFQNQPAKYKKFLEILHAYQKEQKVMKEGSLNQGKMLTEQEVYTQVAKLFGQDEDLLREFGQFLPDATNHQSGQYMSKSASVHNDHGKRPTATLSGGAHITMSSASPAPSGSPLHLGATTLPQIDNSAHAAAIGNLSAVNTSVSIKTYNNNQQQQNHVISSNLNATRNDVLFEKDYHTGLQQQAHQRGAGVGGHHNLAGTAAGAHIGRSGVGCSVMVGYEKEHRNNHHVQKYVGHAPNQNLTHGHNAKKSPSYGIPSVIGSMPHISDNSLDRSSPGISYATPPLPSGHHGQHNSGSGSRRPGDDNLVGHYASGAPPAKRPKPYCRDVSFSEASSKCTISDAAFFDKVRKALKSPEVYDNFLRCLALFNQEIVSKTELLGLVSPFLMKFPELLRWFTDFLGPPSGQPAGGLIDGMPLAATQRQGGGSSNSSHDRGSSHQSAAEYVQDVDLSSCKRLGASYCALPQSTVPKKCSGRTALCREVLNDKWVSFPTWASEDSTFVTSRKTQFEETIYRTEDERFELDLVIEVNSATIRVLENVQKKMSRMSTEELSKFHLDDHLGGTSQTIHQRAIHRIYGDKSGEIIQGMKKNPFVAVPIVLKRLKVKEEEWREAQKTFNKQWREQNEKYYLKSLDHQAINFKPNDMKALRSKSLFNEIETLYDERHDQEDDAMEPFGPHLVLPYKDKTILDDAANLLIHHVKRQTGIQKQEKQKIKQIIRQFVPDLFFAPRQPLSDDERDDAFPFLVDDNTKMDVDSPLGRTESSTRNAKSTPSESASPARSNASSSSGTPTGIKKETDDSKAATGSSAPASTATPSSATSVDDATPSTSSAAAAASAASSSTLSGSEGKPKDDLLSSHKEEGASSTTSGVVSSPRQAQDSVGAGVDVEIKLEHPAEFSNPKLLPPHAHGQHEDESYALFFANNNWYLFLRLHAILCDRLHVMYERARLLAIEEERCRVNRRESTATALRLKPKPEIQVEDYYPTFLDMLKNVLDGNMDSNTFEDTMREMFGIYAYISFTLDKVVSNAVRQLQYCVTERAALDCVELFATEQRRGCTGGFCRDAHKTFDREMSYQRKAESILNEENCFKVYIYKIDCRVTIELLDSEPEEVDKPAALKAQKFSKYVERLANPALGGGGNTAGSNSALGNDNVVEASDIKTEEDEDTAELRHRGGGIGGGARKARFLLRNKRRSKLHEEQVRQLFENKRNRSELHGTAAAVESISADNIISSSSTSGGGSNNNNNNNNNSWGGKRLERLGASQVGLAEQYAFNDRDEINTNSSNGRCFVTSKNLKLLKYDAVRRAKKNHCRVTQAKYAHFQTYVNKWLQQHVSEQLQQNCVDWLLGKTADQINASGWGSASKTRTVQQKDTSKTPYRIYNRYRVVQSAGSGLMSGTAPPPDGSVQAVNSAPGSGSTVNNVQGSAAVSSTSHSMCNSSILSADSTTNTNASPQQQHCNSAASATTPNAEALQQVRPMES
- the LOC120447107 gene encoding paired amphipathic helix protein Sin3a isoform X5, with the protein product MMKRTRVDEVQFSTRPGPPTSGGVGVGVVGVAGGGPTSGGGGTTTVGVNTTGVTIGTVVPSAHSATISGIGSIHHRILTPQHGGAQTIAYLPSTTPTATNLKTTSSIVDSTTTGGPVGAGAQVAVGGVGSAAGGGGVVVSTGSTGTQTLQYTTSYSVASIQAGGTLKANTADGANTVQIHVTGGGAANTPASAQTVSSSSQTGTIRQRTISGTQTVATAVGNLATMSQQPPVQQSPLGSAQTPPSSVVANSIPVGGTTPPQGQSGNATPRLKVEDALSYLDQVKYQYADQPQIYNNFLDIMKEFKSHCIDTPGVIERVSTLFKGHTELIYGFNMFLPPGYKIEIHSDALGCSVPVVSMPSPPGAPTSTGTVHMLTGNSSMTGAGHIAIKTTNAASLTPATGAGAAAAAAAVAQIQSAGAVNLMTHGGASLTQTTIHALQQPTPPQSQSPGGGHVHVSVTNSPATNAVVSGQQPGISVSAHNVPQNYSRDRERATITPTGQVAGAAANVNATASIVVGGPPTPNSLSELSPHGGAGGGPGAGAAQHNLHHIQQAHQSILLGETGQQNQPVEFNHAITYVNKIKNRFQNQPAKYKKFLEILHAYQKEQKVMKEGSLNQGKMLTEQEVYTQVAKLFGQDEDLLREFGQFLPDATNHQSGQYMSKSASVHNDHGKRPTATLSGGAHITMSSASPAPSGSPLHLGATTLPQIDNSAHAAAIGNLSAVNTSVSIKTYNNNQQQQNHVISSNLNATRNDVLFEKDYHTGLQQQAHQRGAGVGGHHNLAGTAAGAHIGRSGVGCSVMVGYEKEHRNNHHVQKYVGHAPNQNLTHGHNAKKSPSYGIPSVIGSMPHISDNSLDRSSPGISYATPPLPSGHHGQHNSGSGSRRPGDDNLVGHYASGAPPAKRPKPYCRDVSFSEASSKCTISDAAFFDKVRKALKSPEVYDNFLRCLALFNQEIVSKTELLGLVSPFLMKFPELLRWFTDFLGPPSGQPAGGLIDGMPLAATQRQGGGSSNSSHDRGSSHQSAAEYVQDVDLSSCKRLGASYCALPQSTVPKKCSGRTALCREVLNDKWVSFPTWASEDSTFVTSRKTQFEETIYRTEDERFELDLVIEVNSATIRVLENVQKKMSRMSTEELSKFHLDDHLGGTSQTIHQRAIHRIYGDKSGEIIQGMKKNPFVAVPIVLKRLKVKEEEWREAQKTFNKQWREQNEKYYLKSLDHQAINFKPNDMKALRSKSLFNEIETLYDERHDQEDDAMEPFGPHLVLPYKDKTILDDAANLLIHHVKRQTGIQKQEKQKIKQIIRQFVPDLFFAPRQPLSDDERDDAFPFLVDDNTKMDVDSPLGRTESSTRNAKSTPSESASPARSNASSSSGTPTGIKKETDDSKAATGSSAPASTATPSSATSVDDATPSTSSAAAAASAASSSTLSGSEGKPKDDLLSSHKEEGASSTTSGVVSSPRQAQDSVGAGVDVEIKLEHPAEFSNPKLLPPHAHGQHEDESYALFFANNNWYLFLRLHAILCDRLHVMYERARLLAIEEERCRVNRRESTATALRLKPKPEIQVEDYYPTFLDMLKNVLDGNMDSNTFEDTMREMFGIYAYISFTLDKVVSNAVRQLQYCVTERAALDCVELFATEQRRGCTGGFCRDAHKTFDREMSYQRKAESILNEENCFKVYIYKIDCRVTIELLDSEPEEVDKPAALKAQKFSKYVERLANPALGGGGNTAGSNSALGNDNVVEASDIKTEEDEDTAEVNTKA
- the LOC120447107 gene encoding paired amphipathic helix protein Sin3a isoform X4 produces the protein MMKRTRVDEVQFSTRPGPPTSGGVGVGVVGVAGGGPTSGGGGTTTVGVNTTGVTIGTVVPSAHSATISGIGSIHHRILTPQHGGAQTIAYLPSTTPTATNLKTTSSIVDSTTTGGPVGAGAQVAVGGVGSAAGGGGVVVSTGSTGTQTLQYTTSYSVASIQAGGTLKANTADGANTVQIHVTGGGAANTPASAQTVSSSSQTGTIRQRTISGTQTVATAVGNLATMSQQPPVQQSPLGSAQTPPSSVVANSIPVGGTTPPQGQSGNATPRLKVEDALSYLDQVKYQYADQPQIYNNFLDIMKEFKSHCIDTPGVIERVSTLFKGHTELIYGFNMFLPPGYKIEIHSDALGCSVPVVSMPSPPGAPTSTGTVHMLTGNSSMTGAGHIAIKTTNAASLTPATGAGAAAAAAAVAQIQSAGAVNLMTHGGASLTQTTIHALQQPTPPQSQSPGGGHVHVSVTNSPATNAVVSGQQPGISVSAHNVPQNYSRDRERATITPTGQVAGAAANVNATASIVVGGPPTPNSLSELSPHGGAGGGPGAGAAQHNLHHIQQAHQSILLGETGQQNQPVEFNHAITYVNKIKNRFQNQPAKYKKFLEILHAYQKEQKVMKEGSLNQGKMLTEQEVYTQVAKLFGQDEDLLREFGQFLPDATNHQSGQYMSKSASVHNDHGKRPTATLSGGAHITMSSASPAPSGSPLHLGATTLPQIDNSAHAAAIGNLSAVNTSVSIKTYNNNQQQQNHVISSNLNATRNDVLFEKDYHTGLQQQAHQRGAGVGGHHNLAGTAAGAHIGRSGVGCSVMVGYEKEHRNNHHVQKYVGHAPNQNLTHGHNAKKSPSYGIPSVIGSMPHISDNSLDRSSPGISYATPPLPSGHHGQHNSGSGSRRPGDDNLVGHYASGAPPAKRPKPYCRDVSFSEASSKCTISDAAFFDKVRKALKSPEVYDNFLRCLALFNQEIVSKTELLGLVSPFLMKFPELLRWFTDFLGPPSGQPAGGLIDGMPLAATQRQGGGSSNSSHDRGSSHQSAAEYVQDVDLSSCKRLGASYCALPQSTVPKKCSGRTALCREVLNDKWVSFPTWASEDSTFVTSRKTQFEETIYRNIHRTEDERFELDLVIEVNSATIRVLENVQKKMSRMSTEELSKFHLDDHLGGTSQTIHQRAIHRIYGDKSGEIIQGMKKNPFVAVPIVLKRLKVKEEEWREAQKTFNKQWREQNEKYYLKSLDHQAINFKPNDMKALRSKSLFNEIETLYDERHDQEDDAMEPFGPHLVLPYKDKTILDDAANLLIHHVKRQTGIQKQEKQKIKQIIRQFVPDLFFAPRQPLSDDERDDAFPFLVDDNTKMDVDSPLGRTESSTRNAKSTPSESASPARSNASSSSGTPTGIKKETDDSKAATGSSAPASTATPSSATSVDDATPSTSSAAAAASAASSSTLSGSEGKPKDDLLSSHKEEGASSTTSGVVSSPRQAQDSVGAGVDVEIKLEHPAEFSNPKLLPPHAHGQHEDESYALFFANNNWYLFLRLHAILCDRLHVMYERARLLAIEEERCRVNRRESTATALRLKPKPEIQVEDYYPTFLDMLKNVLDGNMDSNTFEDTMREMFGIYAYISFTLDKVVSNAVRQLQYCVTERAALDCVELFATEQRRGCTGGFCRDAHKTFDREMSYQRKAESILNEENCFKVYIYKIDCRVTIELLDSEPEEVDKPAALKAQKFSKYVERLANPALGGGGNTAGSNSALGNDNVVEASDIKTEEDEDTAEVNTKA